The Rhinoraja longicauda isolate Sanriku21f chromosome 19, sRhiLon1.1, whole genome shotgun sequence genome includes a window with the following:
- the LOC144602979 gene encoding putative G-protein coupled receptor 139, with translation MERSIIPQIEEIYYPILALIGIPGNLMAIVILSRGNCGLSKCITRYMVAMAVADLLVIIFDVVLYEINDMYFPLSFLHYTPVCSLKIALVFAAIDCSVWLTVAFTIDRYIAICCHKLRVKYCTERTAVIVIVAVSGLSFVENIPIYFENEHLEIIDKVPWFCKVKSSLSSLPIWVAYFFFDITLTPLVPFLLIVLLNALTTRHILQASRIRKGLRGEGRSEDCPDTEIVNRRKSIILLLSISSSFILLWMVTFVHYICTQFAGVEFMDTDYNDPFAIMEHTGYMLQCLSSCTNTFIYAVAQAKFRESLTNIVKYPFTLLNKLVLTSDQRSRSLLS, from the exons ATGGAGCGATCTATAATCCCACAGATTGAGGAAATTTACTATCCAATTCTCGCACTCATTGGCATTCCAG GTAATCTTATGGCGATTGTGATTCTATCTCGTGGGAACTGTGGActttccaaatgcatcacacgTTACATGGTTGCCATGGCTGTTGCAGACCTACTGGTGATAATATTTGATGTCGTATTATATGAGATTAATGATATGTATTTTCCGCTTTCCTTCTTGCATTATACTCCGGTTTGCAGCCTTAAAATTGCCCTGGTGTTTGCAGCCATTGATTGCTCGGTCTGGCTAACTGTTGCCTTCACAATTGATCGATACATCGCCATTTGTTGTCATAAGTTGCGAGTAAAATATTGCACCGAAAGAACTGCCGTTATAGTTATAGTGGCAGTGTCTGGATTAAGCTTTGTAGAAAACATCCCAATTTATTTTGAGAACGAACACCTGGAGATCATTGACAAGGTGCCATGGTTCTGCAAAGTGAAGTCAAGCCTCTCCAGTTTACCAATATGGGTTGCATACTTCTTCTTCGACATCACCTTAACACCGTTGGTACCTTTCCTTTTGATTGTGCTGCTTAATGCCTTGACCACCAGACATATTTTACAAGCTAGTCGGATAAGGAAGGGGctccggggggaggggagaagcgaGGATTGTCCTGATACGGAGATTGTAAACCGCAGAAAATCGATCATTTTACTGCTCTCCATCTCAAGCAGTTTTATACTGCTATGGATGGTAACATTTGTTCATTACATATGCACACAATTTGCCGGCGTTGAGTTCATGGACACAGATTACAACGATCCTTTCGCCATTATGGAGCACACTGGGTACATGCTGCAGTGCCTGAGTTCGtgcacaaacacatttatttatgcAGTGGCTCAGGCAAAGTTCAGAGAATCACTGACGAATATTGTGAAATATCCTTTTACTTTATTGAATAAATTAGTTCTAACCTCGGACCAGAGATCACGTAGCCTTTTGTCATAA
- the LOC144602786 gene encoding class I histocompatibility antigen, F10 alpha chain-like codes for MVLFLLLSFFRVQGALAGPHTLVYFYTLNHGSTHLPEYSVVGVLDGCEIQYYDKNMVITVPRQKWMAAAFDRSYWVRNTVSENGFHGIIKGQVDEWMRRVNETANYHYVQGQFGCEVNDRSPNVGILKLAYDGRYAFSFDKDKLKWTVHDPIAEPFKEKWDKNEKMNRYFKSLLENDCVDLWKTYYAIGKTYLTRKVSPEVSLAARPDDHSVLYCTVFGFYPPAINVSWLQNGQHISETKSSGVVPNNNGTYHLKSVLEYDPYDGKQYSCHVDHSSLPGGKTIIWEGNGRKDRHIGLIAVCVLILLAIVLTVIVWWRKKRKDYQTIQPNQNRRC; via the exons GGCCTCACACTCTGGTCTATTTCTACACCCTGAACCACGGGAGCACTCATCTACCAGAATACAGTGTCGTGGGAGTTCTGGACGGTTGTGAGATACAGTATTATGACAAAAACATGGTCATTACAGTTCCAAGACAGAAATGGATGGCGGCTGCATTTGACAGGAGTTACTGGGTGAGAAATACAGTCTCTGAAAATGGTTTCCATGGAATCATCAAAGGGCAAGTCGATGAATGGATGCGGAGGGTAAACGAAACAGCAA attaTCACTATGTTCAAGGGCAGTTTGGTTGTGAGGTGAACGATCGCAGTCCCAATGTAGGGATATTGAAGTTGGCTTATGACGGAAGATATGCATTTAGTTTTGATAAGGACAAACTAAAGTGGACGGTGCATGATCCAATAGCTGAGCCCTTCAAAGAGAAATGGGACAAGAATGAAAAAATGAACCGTTATTTCAAGAGCTTGTTAGAAAATGACTGTGTGGATTTATGGAAAACATACTATGCAATTGGAAAAACATACCTGACCAGAAAAG TTTCCCCTGAGGTCTCTCTCGCTGCCCGCCCTGATGATCATTCAGTCCTGTACTGCACTGTGTTTGGCTTTTACCCACCGGCCATCAATGTGAGCTGGTTGCAGAATGGTCAACATATCTCTGAGACCAAATCTTCTGGGGTCGTACCCAACAATAATGGAACATATCATCTAAAGTCTGTCCTTGAGTATGATCCATATGATGGGAAACAGTATTCCTGTCATGTCGATCACAGCAGCCTGCCTGGTGGGAAGACCATCATCTGGG AAGGAAATGGGAGGAAAGACAGGCACATAGGCCTTATTGCTGTGTGTGTGCTGATATTGCTGGCTATTGTCTTGACAGTAATTGTTTGGTGGAGAAAAAAGAGGAAAG attatCAAACTATTCAACCAAACCAGAACAGGCGCTGCTAA